In one window of Paraflavitalea soli DNA:
- a CDS encoding YceI family protein, whose protein sequence is MKMRVIGLVNVLMLLSVLAFAQDKFFTKSGRISFVSKGNVETIAAKHKGITCVLDTKTGAVQFAVLMKGFEFAKALMQEHFNENYVESDKYPKADFKGTIVNNPEVNYTKDGTYAAKVKGTLTLHGVSKEIETAGKVTVKDGKPQLNTELTILLSDYAIKIPAIVKENISNTVVITVDCALEPLQR, encoded by the coding sequence ATGAAAATGCGGGTTATTGGACTGGTCAATGTACTGATGTTGTTATCTGTACTGGCCTTTGCGCAGGATAAGTTTTTTACCAAGAGCGGCAGGATATCGTTTGTTTCCAAGGGAAATGTGGAAACGATTGCAGCCAAACACAAAGGTATTACGTGTGTACTGGATACAAAAACGGGCGCGGTACAGTTTGCTGTACTCATGAAAGGGTTTGAATTTGCAAAAGCCCTGATGCAGGAACATTTCAATGAGAATTATGTAGAGAGTGACAAATACCCGAAGGCGGATTTTAAGGGCACGATCGTCAATAACCCTGAAGTGAACTATACCAAGGATGGCACTTATGCTGCCAAAGTAAAAGGAACGCTTACGTTGCATGGAGTAAGCAAGGAAATTGAGACTGCGGGAAAGGTCACTGTAAAGGATGGCAAGCCACAATTGAATACTGAACTTACGATCCTGTTATCGGACTATGCTATCAAGATACCCGCTATTGTAAAGGAAAATATTTCGAATACGGTGGTGATAACGGTCGATTGTGCATTGGAACCTTTACAACGTTAA
- a CDS encoding OB-fold protein, whose product MQKKQLLVISILLVLAAVAIYAYREYNRTNKDLASVEADYTVEATALVNEFLANDTAAYNKYRNKILAVQGMVKSVDKVEGDCTIVLGDTTEMSSSVRCLVDSVQAKNAIVLKRGERITVKGAITGFKKDDTGLLGSDVELNRCVMGSSK is encoded by the coding sequence ATGCAAAAAAAACAACTCCTTGTTATCAGCATCCTGCTGGTGCTTGCCGCGGTAGCTATTTATGCCTACCGGGAATACAACCGGACGAATAAGGATCTGGCCAGTGTGGAGGCGGATTATACGGTAGAAGCCACAGCATTGGTGAATGAGTTTTTGGCCAATGATACGGCTGCTTATAATAAGTACCGCAATAAAATACTGGCCGTACAGGGGATGGTAAAATCGGTGGATAAAGTGGAGGGTGATTGCACCATTGTGTTGGGCGATACTACTGAAATGTCTTCTTCGGTAAGGTGCCTGGTGGATAGTGTGCAGGCAAAAAATGCTATTGTCCTTAAGCGGGGTGAACGGATTACGGTGAAGGGTGCCATTACAGGCTTTAAGAAAGATGATACGGGGCTGTTGGGGTCGGATGTGGAATTGAACAGGTGTGTGATGGGGAGTTCGAAATGA
- a CDS encoding c-type cytochrome, producing the protein MMKKILITLSVCLAVFIGCTNDKDELLNPLGSDCTGVNASFVNDVLPIIQANCQGCHGAGSTNGPGQLTNYTEIKNAATRIKNAVVTGFMPRNAAPLPAAQIRLIRCWVDSGTPNN; encoded by the coding sequence ATGATGAAAAAAATTCTTATCACCTTATCAGTGTGCCTGGCAGTATTCATAGGCTGTACGAATGATAAAGATGAGTTGTTAAATCCGCTGGGCAGTGATTGCACAGGTGTGAATGCCAGTTTTGTGAATGATGTATTGCCTATTATTCAGGCCAATTGCCAGGGCTGTCATGGGGCAGGATCTACGAATGGACCTGGCCAATTGACCAATTATACTGAGATCAAGAATGCAGCCACCCGGATAAAGAATGCTGTTGTTACTGGTTTTATGCCGCGTAATGCGGCCCCGCTTCCTGCGGCCCAGATCAGGCTTATCAGGTGCTGGGTGGATTCCGGAACTCCCAATAATTAA
- a CDS encoding tetratricopeptide repeat protein, with product MKSSYVIGFVISALAITLVLEAFEKPAASPQKMGKGIAVFCAPSFDAAKLKEGKAPLIKGLGNLHYKITTRSKLAQRYFDQGLTLIYAFNHGEAARSFQEVIRLDSTAAMGWWGMAMVLGPNYNAALNPSSLEEINQAMEKARKYYLNATAKERALVTALAKRFPTEAVKDMTPYNTAYAAAMKEVYEQYPGDAEIAVLYADALMNEHPWNLYLKDGSAQPWTAAIEQQLEKTMAAYPNHPGAIHLYLHAVEASRTAQKAVPAARRLLNMLPAAGHLVHMPAHIYIRTGNYHEGVEATEKARLSDSNYINQCQSQGTYPLLYYPHNIHFLAACAFLEGNSKKAIEAAWGVSRNADRKYLALSGTVQHYYIIPYYVLVHLGKWDDILAIPAPGESLQYPRAIWHYARGMALAAKGRLPEARQALKTLQGYAADESLRSLLVWETNSSLDLITIAALTLEGELLSHEGQYNEAIVLLQRAAEMEDKLNYQEPPDWFFSVRHTLGDVLLQAKRYPEAEKVYREDLVNLPENGWGLMGLFNSLREQQRSTEAAAVKARFDKAWQWADITITGSRKY from the coding sequence ATGAAAAGTAGTTATGTGATAGGTTTTGTAATTAGTGCATTGGCCATCACGCTTGTGCTGGAGGCATTTGAAAAGCCTGCTGCATCCCCACAGAAAATGGGCAAGGGTATTGCCGTTTTTTGTGCTCCTTCTTTTGATGCCGCTAAACTGAAAGAAGGGAAAGCTCCTTTAATAAAAGGACTGGGTAACCTGCATTACAAGATCACCACGCGTTCGAAACTAGCGCAGCGTTATTTTGATCAGGGGCTTACGTTGATCTATGCCTTTAACCATGGTGAGGCGGCGCGTTCCTTCCAGGAGGTGATCAGGCTGGATAGTACGGCAGCGATGGGCTGGTGGGGTATGGCGATGGTGCTAGGCCCCAATTATAATGCGGCACTCAATCCGTCGAGCCTGGAAGAGATCAATCAGGCGATGGAGAAAGCCAGGAAGTATTATTTAAACGCTACCGCCAAAGAGCGGGCGCTGGTCACAGCCCTGGCAAAACGATTCCCTACGGAGGCTGTGAAGGATATGACGCCTTATAATACAGCTTATGCTGCTGCCATGAAGGAGGTTTATGAGCAATATCCGGGTGATGCAGAGATCGCGGTATTGTATGCAGATGCACTTATGAATGAGCATCCATGGAACCTGTATCTGAAGGATGGCAGTGCACAGCCCTGGACAGCGGCTATTGAACAGCAACTGGAAAAAACGATGGCGGCCTATCCCAATCATCCGGGCGCTATCCACCTATATCTCCACGCGGTAGAAGCTTCCCGTACTGCACAGAAGGCAGTACCTGCTGCCAGGCGCTTGCTGAATATGTTGCCTGCGGCCGGTCACCTGGTACATATGCCGGCACATATTTATATCCGTACAGGCAATTACCATGAAGGAGTGGAAGCTACGGAGAAGGCGAGGTTGTCGGACAGTAATTATATCAATCAGTGTCAATCGCAAGGCACTTATCCCTTGTTGTATTACCCGCACAATATCCATTTTCTGGCCGCCTGTGCCTTCCTGGAGGGAAATAGTAAAAAAGCAATAGAAGCTGCTTGGGGTGTATCGCGGAATGCAGACAGGAAGTACCTGGCGCTTTCCGGTACGGTACAACATTATTATATCATTCCTTATTATGTACTGGTACATTTGGGGAAATGGGATGATATCCTGGCGATTCCTGCCCCCGGAGAATCGCTGCAATATCCACGCGCCATCTGGCATTATGCCCGTGGGATGGCGCTGGCGGCAAAAGGCCGGCTGCCGGAAGCACGCCAGGCATTAAAAACCTTACAGGGATATGCAGCTGATGAATCGTTGCGTAGTTTATTGGTATGGGAAACGAATAGCTCACTTGACCTGATCACTATTGCGGCGCTGACGCTGGAAGGAGAATTACTGAGTCATGAGGGCCAATATAACGAAGCGATCGTTTTATTGCAACGGGCTGCTGAAATGGAAGACAAGCTCAATTACCAGGAGCCGCCGGATTGGTTCTTTTCGGTGCGTCATACCTTAGGAGATGTGCTGCTGCAGGCAAAGCGGTATCCGGAAGCTGAAAAGGTGTACCGGGAGGACCTGGTGAACCTGCCGGAAAATGGCTGGGGATTGATGGGGCTTTTTAACAGCTTGCGGGAACAACAAAGATCAACTGAAGCGGCGGCGGTAAAAGCGCGGTTTGACAAAGCCTGGCAATGGGCTGATATTACGATCACTGGTTCCCGAAAATATTAA
- a CDS encoding response regulator: MSLRIAIFDDNKNIRESITLLLRTVPAFEVVGSFSHVLDCVEDVRDSKPDIVLMDIEMPGMTGIEAVKAIRKEFPHIQVLMQTVFEDDDRVFDSICAGASGYILKNHLNTRLVESIQELQYGGSPMSPSIARKVLGKLQQIPQHVKPEEAPDYHLTPREKEVLACIVEGLSYKMIADRLVISYETVRSHVKKIYEKLHVASLTEAVAKAINQRIV; this comes from the coding sequence ATGAGCCTGCGGATTGCCATATTTGACGACAATAAGAATATCAGGGAAAGCATTACCCTGTTGCTGAGAACGGTACCTGCCTTTGAGGTAGTGGGTTCCTTTTCGCATGTACTGGATTGTGTGGAGGATGTACGGGATAGTAAACCGGATATTGTGCTGATGGATATTGAGATGCCAGGCATGACGGGTATTGAAGCGGTGAAGGCGATCCGAAAGGAGTTTCCGCATATTCAGGTACTGATGCAAACGGTTTTTGAAGATGATGACCGGGTATTTGATTCTATTTGTGCAGGAGCTTCCGGTTATATTCTAAAGAACCACCTGAATACGAGGCTGGTGGAATCGATCCAGGAGCTGCAGTATGGTGGTTCACCGATGTCGCCTTCCATTGCCCGCAAGGTATTGGGTAAACTGCAGCAGATACCGCAGCATGTGAAACCGGAGGAGGCGCCGGACTATCATCTTACGCCGCGTGAAAAGGAAGTCCTTGCCTGTATAGTAGAAGGCCTGAGTTATAAAATGATTGCGGACCGGCTGGTCATTAGTTATGAAACGGTACGCAGTCATGTGAAAAAGATCTACGAGAAACTGCATGTAGCTTCTCTCACAGAAGCGGTGGCCAAAGCTATTAACCAAAGGATTGTTTGA
- a CDS encoding sensor histidine kinase: MCQQFLLLLLLSMTSWLNLPAQQPSLYFDRLTMQNGLSHNKVNCIIRDRRGFMWFGTNDGLNRYDGHNFDVFQYKPGDSTTISGNIIHDILEDEQGVLWIATADGGLSRYDHKQPPRRQFKQYRHLPGDSHSIPVNILNKLLLDTQGYLWIGTSGVGLLRFDRVMEKFTLPIAHDTRTILDLEMDKAGMSKVPFSFNNDEISCFTTDIKGRLWMGSRFGGLHIYDKASGRLYHYGYDAAREGTIADNHINSLYTDSNGVVWIGTDRGVSIHRPAQQQFEQTFLPAAGGGTARDITIYDFYERDGNLWIGTSEGIYIREPGNNKLHFRPVLYKGERLGVTHFFEDVDGTLYLGTDHSLFRCDVSTLRVRLLPDTEKDLVAKRWISRHDTLKNVIDCYKPGSISSNDVSDLKEDGAGNLWVSTYGGGLHYFDRTRRMFTHIPASNNLLEGLQLDPKGNVWMISNGNLHKYDPGTKSFTSFDLPDIEKAGGVRGNIFRDRKGWLYVAGNNYFIAFNPREVQDTRRIPQVFFTDFKIFNESYNDLLQQDKINLRYDQNYFTVTFAAPDLSVGRNTHYAYILEGRDKEWIDIGTRTAQEFSNLEAKDYVLKVRATDNAGLWNEKVATIHITIIPPFWQRWWFYGLCALTMGLLIYSIYRYRFDQLLKQQAIRNKIAQDLHDNVGSTLSSISVYSQVAKIYHQQERQDDLHQTLEKISETSGEMISEMNDIVWAINPRHDSMDTILQRMESFARPLLASKGIVFHFEVEPGIKQVNLEMTRRKNFYLIFKEAVNNALKYADCRNLWVRIGLRHHQLELEVKDGGVGFDREKVRMYASQSLSGNGLRNMEMRAAEMKGAWTIESEPGKGTVVQLRFPVG; this comes from the coding sequence ATGTGCCAACAATTTTTATTGCTGCTTTTATTGTCAATGACCAGCTGGCTGAACCTGCCTGCCCAACAGCCTTCTCTGTATTTTGACAGGTTAACGATGCAGAATGGGCTTTCCCATAATAAGGTCAATTGTATTATCCGCGACCGGCGTGGGTTTATGTGGTTTGGCACGAATGACGGGCTCAACCGCTATGATGGTCATAATTTCGACGTATTCCAATATAAGCCGGGTGACAGTACTACGATCTCGGGCAATATCATCCATGATATACTGGAAGATGAGCAAGGGGTATTGTGGATTGCCACGGCGGATGGGGGATTGAGCCGGTATGATCATAAACAGCCGCCCCGCCGGCAATTCAAACAATACCGGCATTTACCGGGGGATAGTCATTCTATTCCGGTTAATATATTGAATAAGCTATTGCTGGACACGCAAGGTTATTTGTGGATCGGCACCAGCGGGGTGGGGTTGCTGCGCTTTGACCGGGTAATGGAAAAGTTCACGTTGCCGATCGCTCATGATACGCGTACGATCCTGGACCTGGAGATGGACAAAGCTGGTATGTCGAAGGTGCCCTTCTCCTTTAATAATGATGAGATCAGCTGCTTTACCACAGATATTAAAGGACGTTTGTGGATGGGTAGTCGTTTTGGAGGACTCCATATATATGATAAGGCATCGGGCCGGCTCTACCATTATGGCTATGACGCCGCCCGGGAAGGGACGATTGCAGACAACCACATCAACAGCCTGTATACGGATAGCAATGGTGTGGTATGGATAGGGACGGACCGGGGGGTGAGTATCCACCGGCCCGCGCAGCAACAGTTTGAGCAAACTTTTTTACCTGCCGCGGGGGGCGGCACGGCCAGAGATATTACGATCTATGATTTTTATGAACGTGATGGGAATTTATGGATCGGCACCAGCGAAGGGATCTATATCAGGGAGCCGGGAAATAATAAGCTTCACTTCAGGCCTGTACTGTATAAAGGTGAGCGGCTGGGGGTAACGCATTTTTTTGAAGATGTGGATGGGACTTTGTACCTGGGTACGGATCATTCGCTGTTCCGGTGTGATGTGTCTACTTTGCGGGTGCGTTTGCTACCGGATACAGAAAAGGACCTGGTAGCGAAGCGTTGGATATCCAGGCATGATACGCTTAAAAATGTAATTGACTGTTATAAGCCGGGAAGCATTAGCAGCAATGATGTATCTGACCTGAAAGAAGACGGGGCTGGTAATTTGTGGGTTAGCACTTATGGGGGCGGACTGCATTATTTTGACCGGACGCGGCGGATGTTTACGCATATACCTGCTTCGAATAACCTGCTGGAAGGTCTCCAACTGGATCCCAAGGGAAATGTGTGGATGATCAGCAATGGCAACCTGCATAAATATGATCCGGGCACAAAGTCTTTTACCTCCTTTGATCTGCCGGATATTGAAAAGGCAGGAGGGGTAAGGGGAAATATTTTTAGGGATCGCAAGGGCTGGCTGTATGTGGCCGGTAATAATTATTTTATTGCTTTTAATCCAAGGGAAGTGCAGGACACGCGGAGGATACCGCAGGTGTTCTTTACTGATTTTAAGATATTCAATGAATCTTATAATGACCTGCTGCAGCAAGACAAGATCAACCTGCGCTATGATCAGAATTATTTTACGGTGACTTTTGCAGCGCCCGATCTCTCTGTTGGCCGCAATACGCATTATGCCTATATACTAGAGGGCAGGGACAAGGAATGGATAGATATTGGTACACGGACTGCGCAGGAGTTCTCGAACCTGGAAGCGAAGGACTATGTACTAAAGGTGCGGGCTACTGATAATGCCGGTCTTTGGAATGAAAAAGTGGCTACGATCCACATCACTATTATACCTCCTTTCTGGCAGCGCTGGTGGTTTTACGGACTTTGTGCGCTCACCATGGGGCTTTTGATCTATAGCATTTATCGTTACCGTTTTGACCAGCTGTTAAAACAACAGGCTATCCGGAATAAGATAGCACAGGACCTGCATGATAATGTGGGCTCTACGCTCAGCAGTATTTCGGTTTACAGCCAAGTAGCTAAAATTTACCATCAACAGGAGCGGCAGGATGATCTGCACCAAACGCTGGAAAAGATCAGTGAAACTTCGGGAGAAATGATCTCGGAAATGAATGATATTGTATGGGCCATCAATCCACGGCATGATAGTATGGATACTATTTTGCAAAGAATGGAGTCTTTTGCCAGGCCTTTGCTTGCCTCCAAAGGCATTGTTTTTCATTTTGAGGTGGAGCCGGGAATAAAACAGGTGAACCTGGAAATGACACGCCGCAAGAACTTTTACCTCATTTTTAAGGAGGCTGTCAATAATGCGTTGAAATATGCAGACTGCAGGAACTTATGGGTAAGGATCGGTCTGCGGCATCACCAGCTTGAACTGGAAGTGAAGGATGGTGGGGTAGGTTTTGACAGGGAAAAAGTGCGGATGTATGCTTCGCAATCGTTGTCGGGCAATGGGCTTCGGAATATGGAAATGAGGGCGGCTGAAATGAAAGGGGCATGGACGATCGAGAGCGAGCCGGGTAAGGGTACGGTTGTTCAGCTTCGTTTTCCGGTGGGGTAA
- the bcp gene encoding thioredoxin-dependent thiol peroxidase, with product MITLQEGDKAPAFKGRDQNGKAVSLSDFKGKKLVLYFYPQDDTPTCTVQACNLRDNYALLRKEGFEVLGVSPDEAAKHKKFEVKYDLPFTLLADPEHTIIDKYGVWDEKQLYGRKYMGLLRTTFVIDEKGIIRKIFLRPKNKQHAEEIIAAWKQL from the coding sequence ATGATCACACTACAGGAAGGCGATAAAGCGCCGGCATTCAAAGGCAGGGACCAGAATGGTAAGGCGGTTTCATTGAGCGATTTTAAAGGGAAAAAGCTGGTCTTGTATTTCTACCCGCAGGACGATACGCCTACCTGTACGGTACAGGCCTGCAATCTGCGCGACAACTATGCTTTGCTGCGCAAGGAAGGCTTTGAGGTATTGGGCGTAAGCCCGGATGAGGCAGCCAAACACAAGAAATTTGAAGTTAAGTATGATCTGCCATTTACTCTATTGGCGGATCCTGAACATACGATCATAGACAAGTACGGTGTATGGGATGAAAAACAATTGTACGGCCGTAAATACATGGGGTTGCTTCGAACCACCTTTGTGATCGATGAAAAAGGGATCATCCGCAAGATCTTCCTCCGCCCAAAGAATAAGCAACATGCTGAAGAGATCATTGCTGCCTGGAAACAGCTGTGA
- a CDS encoding M23 family metallopeptidase, whose protein sequence is MRVLVFVLLCCTVSVQAQLFAPANYPKGYFRNPLELAMDLSGNFGELRPNHYHMGLDLKTNKVENQLVHAAADGYISRIKIEPGGFGRAIYINHPNGFTTLYAHLNDFNPKLENWVKQQQYAKESWNVFLELTPGQFPVKQGDFLAYSGNTGGSQAPHLHFEIRRTADDVNVNPMLFGFPLADNTAPRILRLAVYDRMRSLYEQSPRLIPVKASGSNYSTTPALVKVSSPKVSFAITAFDTHTGSSNLNGIFEALLYVDNEAVIGFRMDNISYSDTRYLNAHIDYRTKSAGGAWLQHLSDLPGYVNSIYKQAKGDGAIDISDGAVHAVRIVVKDAYGNAATLDYSVQYDGTAVAPLVSTGKMFYPFMLDGFETEHCEFFIGERCLYDSVHIRYGQSANTHPQGISEVHTIGSSAIPLQESFLVRIQPNRSLTLQEQQHTVMQWYSGSKNDVQKVEWQNGWASARFRDFGSFRLVTDDIPPQINTPGLADGANLGKASRITFTVTDNLGRSKNVRTLLDGKWLRFTNDKGRTFIYRFDEKCLAGPHELTISAEDEAGNGTTKTIRFVR, encoded by the coding sequence ATGCGCGTATTGGTTTTTGTTTTGTTATGCTGCACGGTAAGTGTACAGGCGCAGTTGTTTGCGCCAGCCAACTATCCCAAGGGATACTTTCGTAATCCGCTGGAACTCGCTATGGACCTGAGCGGGAACTTTGGCGAGCTACGTCCCAATCATTACCATATGGGGCTTGACCTGAAGACAAACAAGGTCGAGAATCAACTGGTGCATGCTGCTGCAGACGGGTATATTTCCCGGATCAAGATCGAACCGGGTGGTTTTGGCCGCGCCATTTACATCAATCATCCAAATGGGTTTACTACCCTCTATGCGCACCTCAATGATTTTAACCCAAAATTGGAAAACTGGGTTAAGCAACAGCAGTATGCTAAGGAATCGTGGAATGTTTTTCTCGAATTAACACCTGGCCAGTTCCCGGTAAAGCAAGGTGACTTTCTGGCCTATAGTGGCAATACGGGTGGATCGCAGGCGCCGCACCTGCACTTTGAGATCAGGCGTACGGCAGATGATGTGAATGTAAATCCCATGCTGTTTGGCTTTCCACTGGCAGATAATACGGCTCCACGCATATTGCGACTGGCTGTTTACGACAGGATGCGGAGCCTTTATGAGCAATCGCCCAGGCTTATCCCGGTAAAAGCCAGTGGCAGTAACTACTCTACTACGCCGGCGCTTGTTAAAGTAAGTTCTCCCAAAGTGAGTTTTGCTATTACAGCTTTCGATACGCATACGGGCTCGTCTAACCTGAATGGCATCTTTGAAGCGCTGCTGTATGTGGATAATGAAGCTGTGATCGGTTTCAGGATGGACAATATCAGTTACAGTGATACACGCTACCTGAATGCCCATATAGATTACCGCACGAAATCGGCGGGAGGGGCCTGGCTGCAGCACCTGAGTGACCTGCCAGGTTATGTAAATTCCATTTATAAGCAGGCCAAAGGAGATGGCGCGATAGATATTAGTGACGGGGCGGTACATGCAGTTCGCATTGTGGTGAAGGATGCGTATGGTAATGCTGCTACGCTTGATTATTCGGTACAGTATGACGGGACGGCTGTGGCGCCGCTGGTGAGCACGGGCAAGATGTTCTATCCTTTTATGCTCGATGGCTTTGAAACAGAACATTGCGAATTCTTCATTGGCGAGCGGTGTTTGTATGATTCGGTGCATATACGGTATGGTCAGTCGGCCAATACGCATCCGCAAGGGATATCTGAGGTACATACCATCGGTTCTTCTGCGATCCCGCTTCAGGAATCTTTCCTTGTGCGTATACAACCGAACCGTTCGTTGACCTTGCAGGAGCAGCAGCATACGGTGATGCAATGGTACAGCGGGAGCAAGAATGATGTACAAAAAGTGGAATGGCAAAATGGATGGGCTTCGGCGCGCTTCCGGGACTTTGGTTCTTTCCGCCTGGTGACGGATGATATTCCCCCTCAAATTAATACGCCCGGCCTGGCGGATGGGGCGAACCTGGGAAAGGCCAGCCGCATTACGTTTACGGTGACTGATAACCTGGGGCGGAGCAAGAATGTACGTACGCTGCTGGATGGCAAATGGCTACGGTTTACGAATGATAAAGGCCGTACATTCATTTACCGGTTTGATGAAAAATGCCTGGCAGGCCCGCATGAGCTGACGATCAGTGCAGAGGATGAGGCGGGGAATGGGACGACGAAAACGATCCGGTTTGTGCGGTAA